In the bacterium genome, one interval contains:
- a CDS encoding tetratricopeptide repeat protein, translating to MADEKRITEEELQKIRTQTQLTFGKEYLRAGHYEKALGAFEEAAKLNPAEARALMGRSLALTRLGRYDDALVAADGIFGLEANSPHGYNAQAVAYQAMGRLDEAQAAFERSVTFGPQDPGSHYNFACYWAFRGDKERCRRYLERALEINPKLNVIAATDIDLRRYRNEDWFLDLVAFK from the coding sequence GTGGCCGACGAAAAACGCATAACCGAAGAAGAACTCCAAAAAATACGCACCCAGACGCAGCTCACCTTCGGCAAAGAGTACCTGCGCGCCGGCCATTACGAGAAGGCGCTCGGTGCGTTCGAGGAGGCGGCCAAACTTAACCCGGCCGAGGCCCGGGCGTTGATGGGGCGGAGCCTTGCGTTGACGCGGCTCGGGCGCTACGACGACGCGCTCGTTGCCGCCGACGGAATTTTCGGCCTCGAGGCCAATAGCCCCCACGGCTACAACGCCCAGGCCGTCGCCTACCAGGCCATGGGGCGGTTGGACGAGGCGCAGGCCGCGTTCGAGAGGTCGGTCACCTTCGGCCCCCAGGACCCCGGAAGCCACTACAACTTCGCCTGCTACTGGGCGTTCCGGGGAGACAAGGAGCGCTGCCGCCGGTACCTCGAGCGCGCCCTGGAGATAAACCCCAAGCTCAACGTCATCGCCGCCACCGATATCGACCTCCGGCGCTACCGCAACGAGGATTGGTTCCTCGACCTCGTGGCCTTCAAGTAG
- a CDS encoding 6-bladed beta-propeller, whose amino-acid sequence MKSIAFIGVTALALVGADAVAEYVYGGQWGESGGAPGEFDEISGVAVSPKNGNVYVVDHDLHRVQYFTADGSYLGKWGIRGEGPGEFYHPEHIAIAPGGRVYVVDAGNARVQYFTAAGLYVGKWGREGTGRGEFNWPCGVAVSPGNHVYVTEYRNNRVQYFTSSGSFLGKWGDEGSGPGQFNYPDGVAVSNGGTVYVAEYNNHRVQYFTLTGSYRDQWGTEGPGEKEFKNPMGIAVAPGGSVFVTDNGNHRVQCFTSEGSFITAWGTEGKREGEFMYPRDVALTEDGDRFYVGDSGNYRVQYFVYTEPAVLPTSLGRIKILFK is encoded by the coding sequence GTGAAGAGTATTGCTTTTATCGGGGTAACGGCGTTAGCGCTTGTCGGCGCCGACGCCGTTGCCGAATATGTATACGGCGGCCAGTGGGGTGAATCGGGCGGAGCCCCCGGCGAATTCGACGAGATTTCCGGCGTCGCCGTATCACCCAAAAACGGCAACGTGTACGTGGTGGACCACGACCTCCATCGCGTACAGTACTTCACGGCCGACGGCTCGTACTTGGGTAAATGGGGCATCCGGGGGGAGGGACCGGGGGAGTTCTACCACCCCGAGCACATCGCGATAGCTCCCGGCGGCCGCGTCTACGTGGTCGACGCCGGCAACGCCCGCGTTCAGTATTTCACCGCCGCCGGGTTGTACGTCGGCAAATGGGGCCGCGAAGGGACCGGCCGGGGCGAATTCAACTGGCCGTGCGGCGTTGCGGTCTCGCCCGGTAACCACGTCTACGTAACCGAATATCGGAATAACCGCGTCCAATACTTTACCTCGAGCGGTTCCTTCCTCGGCAAATGGGGCGATGAGGGCTCCGGCCCGGGCCAGTTCAATTATCCCGACGGGGTAGCCGTAAGTAACGGCGGTACGGTGTACGTGGCCGAATACAACAACCACCGGGTCCAGTACTTCACGTTGACCGGCTCTTACCGCGACCAATGGGGTACGGAGGGGCCGGGCGAAAAGGAATTTAAAAACCCCATGGGCATAGCCGTCGCCCCGGGCGGCAGCGTATTCGTAACCGACAACGGCAACCACCGCGTCCAATGCTTCACGTCCGAAGGCTCTTTTATAACCGCCTGGGGTACCGAGGGCAAGCGCGAAGGCGAGTTCATGTATCCGCGCGACGTGGCCCTCACCGAAGACGGCGACCGATTCTACGTGGGTGACTCCGGCAACTACCGCGTTCAGTACTTCGTGTATACCGAACCGGCGGTCCTGCCTACTTCCTTGGGGCGGATAAAAATTTTATTCAAATAG
- a CDS encoding aminotransferase class V-fold PLP-dependent enzyme has product MVELIYLDNAATTFPKPDVMHDAVHDFYKNYGVNPGRTGCDLALEAEKMVHDTRKKFSAFFNPSLTAAGKEKDPNRLVFAANATAGLNLIVNGTVGPGDHVVTTMVEHNSVIRPVNHKVKNGAEATYVVPDAEGYVGPEDIRKAIKKNTKLVVVNHASNVTGVVQDLAAIGAVCREEDVSFAVDTAQSAGVIPIDMAAWNISFVAFTGHKALFGPTGTGGVCVADDAEITGTVYGGTGVRSAYPYHLEEYPYRLEAGTLNLAGIAGLSAGLDWVLEQGLEAIRGHEMGLLAKLQNGLSRIKGVNTWGTTNLERRVATMSVTVANYDASDVGTILDVEYGILTRTGLHCAPLIHEHHGSAPRGTVRFSVGPFNTEEHVKAAVKAVAEVAADRPA; this is encoded by the coding sequence ATGGTTGAATTAATCTACCTCGACAACGCCGCAACGACTTTTCCCAAGCCCGACGTCATGCACGACGCCGTTCACGATTTTTACAAAAATTACGGCGTCAACCCCGGCCGGACCGGCTGTGATTTGGCCCTGGAGGCCGAAAAAATGGTTCACGATACGCGGAAGAAGTTTTCCGCGTTTTTCAATCCCAGCCTAACCGCAGCGGGCAAAGAAAAGGACCCCAACCGCCTCGTCTTCGCGGCGAACGCCACGGCGGGCCTCAACCTAATCGTCAACGGCACCGTGGGCCCGGGCGACCACGTCGTTACCACCATGGTGGAGCACAACTCCGTAATCCGGCCCGTCAACCACAAGGTTAAAAACGGCGCCGAGGCGACGTACGTAGTCCCGGACGCCGAGGGTTACGTCGGCCCGGAGGATATTCGCAAGGCTATAAAAAAGAATACGAAACTGGTCGTAGTGAACCACGCGTCGAACGTCACGGGCGTGGTCCAGGACCTCGCGGCCATCGGCGCGGTATGCCGGGAGGAAGACGTGTCGTTCGCCGTCGACACCGCCCAGAGCGCCGGCGTAATACCCATCGATATGGCGGCGTGGAACATCAGCTTCGTCGCCTTTACCGGCCACAAGGCGCTCTTCGGCCCGACGGGCACCGGCGGCGTCTGCGTGGCCGACGACGCCGAGATAACGGGCACCGTCTACGGCGGCACCGGCGTCCGGAGCGCGTACCCGTACCATCTGGAGGAGTACCCGTACCGCCTGGAAGCCGGTACCCTCAACCTGGCGGGAATAGCGGGCCTGTCCGCGGGGCTCGACTGGGTCCTCGAGCAGGGGCTCGAGGCCATCCGCGGCCACGAGATGGGCCTGCTGGCAAAGCTGCAGAACGGCCTGTCGCGAATCAAGGGCGTCAATACCTGGGGAACGACGAACCTCGAGCGCCGGGTGGCGACGATGTCGGTGACCGTGGCCAACTACGACGCGTCCGACGTGGGCACCATCCTGGACGTGGAGTACGGCATCCTGACGCGCACCGGCCTCCACTGCGCGCCGCTCATCCACGAACACCACGGCTCCGCCCCGCGGGGTACGGTGCGCTTCTCCGTCGGCCCCTTCAACACCGAAGAACACGTCAAGGCCGCGGTCAAGGCCGTGGCCGAGGTCGCCGCGGACCGCCCCGCATAA
- a CDS encoding TusE/DsrC/DsvC family sulfur relay protein, whose protein sequence is MTDHKIQVGDADVEFDPDGFMLEPGSWNDAVACAIAGEEGIDEMSEEHWKVVNFIREYWKEHDLAPPVRLICTEVGVSVRRIYKLFTAGPARGACRVAGLPKPDGCV, encoded by the coding sequence ATGACGGACCATAAAATACAGGTAGGTGACGCCGACGTCGAATTCGACCCGGACGGCTTCATGCTCGAGCCCGGGTCGTGGAACGACGCCGTCGCTTGCGCCATCGCGGGCGAAGAGGGCATCGACGAGATGTCCGAAGAACACTGGAAGGTAGTCAACTTTATCCGGGAATATTGGAAGGAGCACGACCTCGCGCCGCCGGTGCGCCTTATCTGCACCGAGGTGGGCGTGAGCGTACGCCGGATATACAAACTCTTCACCGCCGGGCCGGCGCGGGGAGCGTGCCGCGTCGCCGGCCTCCCCAAACCCGACGGGTGCGTGTAG
- a CDS encoding (Fe-S)-binding protein, with translation MSEKEKDENITALSDPAEVARTAREALRRAARGLAAYHFDACVRCGLCGESCHIYKTDPVPENLPGAKAAKVASFFRRYHTVLGRIAPFLVGARTLTAEALDELVEAAYGRCTGCGRCGLNCSVGADVGAIIRAGRNVLAAVGKVPPNLQAVVDNQLRTGNQMAITPQELRDTAAWISEDLRLEMGDDGVKVHVDEPGKRVFYLVNPREVKFFPLSLMAAAGVFHAAGESWTMSSRFYDVTNYGLFSGDDSAAAAITKQAIEEAERLGAEEIILSECGHGFRSFRWEGPNWLGERYAVPMRSILELLLEYLRDGRIRVDPAKNPDRVTLHDPCNLVRWGGVVEPQREVLRRVVSDFVEMVPNREQNFCCGGGGGMLSMSEYGDRRVASGEVKAKQIRATGAKVVAAPCHNCADQLLELNKKYKLGVEVKAVVELVYEALVL, from the coding sequence ATGTCCGAAAAAGAAAAGGACGAGAACATAACCGCGCTTTCAGACCCGGCCGAAGTCGCGAGGACGGCGCGCGAGGCGCTTCGCCGCGCCGCCCGGGGGTTGGCCGCGTACCACTTCGACGCCTGCGTCAGGTGCGGCCTGTGCGGCGAGAGCTGCCACATCTACAAAACGGACCCCGTGCCGGAGAACCTGCCGGGCGCCAAGGCCGCCAAGGTCGCGAGCTTCTTCCGCCGCTACCACACCGTACTGGGAAGGATAGCGCCGTTTCTGGTCGGCGCCCGGACGCTTACGGCCGAGGCGCTCGACGAGCTGGTGGAGGCGGCGTACGGCCGCTGCACCGGCTGCGGCCGCTGCGGCCTGAACTGCTCCGTCGGCGCCGACGTGGGCGCGATAATACGGGCGGGCCGCAACGTCCTGGCCGCGGTGGGAAAGGTGCCGCCGAACCTGCAAGCGGTGGTCGACAACCAACTCCGAACCGGCAACCAGATGGCCATAACTCCCCAGGAGCTTCGCGATACCGCGGCCTGGATATCCGAGGACCTCCGCCTCGAGATGGGCGACGACGGCGTGAAGGTGCACGTCGACGAGCCGGGCAAGCGCGTCTTCTATCTCGTCAACCCGCGGGAGGTCAAGTTCTTCCCGCTGTCGCTCATGGCCGCCGCCGGCGTCTTTCACGCCGCCGGCGAGAGTTGGACCATGTCCAGCAGGTTCTACGACGTGACCAACTACGGCCTGTTCTCCGGCGACGACTCCGCCGCGGCGGCGATAACCAAACAGGCGATAGAAGAGGCCGAGCGGCTCGGCGCGGAGGAGATAATCCTCTCGGAATGCGGCCACGGCTTCCGCTCGTTCCGCTGGGAGGGGCCCAACTGGCTGGGCGAGAGATACGCGGTGCCGATGCGCAGCATATTGGAGCTTCTGCTGGAATATTTACGCGACGGCCGGATACGGGTGGACCCCGCCAAGAACCCTGACCGCGTGACGCTCCACGACCCCTGCAACCTGGTGCGGTGGGGCGGCGTCGTCGAGCCGCAGCGCGAGGTCCTGCGGCGGGTGGTTAGCGACTTCGTCGAGATGGTCCCCAACCGCGAGCAGAACTTCTGCTGCGGCGGCGGCGGCGGGATGCTCTCCATGAGCGAGTACGGCGACCGCCGCGTGGCTTCGGGCGAGGTCAAGGCCAAGCAGATTCGGGCCACCGGCGCCAAGGTAGTCGCGGCCCCCTGCCACAACTGCGCCGACCAGCTCCTCGAGCTCAACAAGAAGTACAAGCTCGGCGTGGAGGTCAAAGCCGTGGTGGAGCTGGTGTACGAGGCGCTGGTTTTGTAA
- a CDS encoding N-acetyltransferase, producing MGARVITVDEAASRRALAEFIAFPYRLYRDDANWVPPLKRDVKFTFGPKNPFWRHAERALFVARREGRVVGRVAAIQDDDYIKFAGEPCGYFGFFEAEEDGEAAAALWDAAASWLRGRGLTKFIGPMNPSTNEECAFLVEGFDRPPYIMMTHNPPYYAALAEEYGFRKARDLFAFVLGISPARLERLERVAARARARDPGLTVRCVNLRDFAAELRLIREVYNRAWDDNWGFVPPTPEEFDSTADRLKSLAVPELVPIAFVDGEPAGFIVTIPNYNEVLAGMGGSLGPLSLLKFLTGRRKIRSCRVMLFGVCPEYRKRGIDAVLMASNQRAALELGYREAEFSWVLEENEMTKRAAKMLGARPYKRYRIYEKEI from the coding sequence ATGGGGGCGCGCGTGATAACGGTCGACGAGGCGGCGTCGCGCCGCGCCCTGGCGGAGTTCATAGCTTTCCCGTATCGTTTGTACCGCGACGACGCCAACTGGGTGCCGCCCCTCAAACGCGACGTCAAGTTCACGTTCGGTCCGAAGAACCCGTTCTGGCGTCACGCCGAACGGGCGCTTTTCGTCGCGCGCCGGGAGGGCCGCGTCGTGGGCCGCGTCGCCGCCATCCAAGACGACGATTACATAAAATTCGCCGGCGAGCCGTGCGGCTACTTCGGCTTCTTCGAGGCGGAGGAGGACGGCGAGGCCGCCGCGGCGCTGTGGGACGCGGCCGCAAGCTGGCTCCGCGGCCGGGGCCTTACCAAATTCATCGGCCCTATGAACCCCTCTACCAACGAGGAGTGCGCGTTCCTGGTGGAGGGGTTCGACCGGCCGCCGTACATTATGATGACGCACAACCCGCCGTATTACGCGGCGTTGGCGGAGGAGTACGGCTTTCGCAAGGCGCGCGACTTGTTCGCTTTCGTGTTGGGCATCTCGCCGGCGCGGCTCGAGCGCCTCGAGCGCGTCGCGGCTCGGGCGCGGGCGCGCGACCCGGGCCTCACCGTCCGCTGCGTCAACCTCCGCGACTTCGCGGCCGAACTCCGATTAATCCGCGAGGTCTACAACCGCGCCTGGGACGACAACTGGGGCTTCGTGCCGCCGACGCCGGAGGAGTTCGACAGCACCGCCGACCGTCTTAAATCGCTCGCCGTCCCGGAACTCGTCCCCATCGCCTTCGTCGACGGCGAGCCGGCCGGCTTCATCGTGACGATTCCGAACTACAACGAGGTCTTGGCCGGGATGGGAGGTTCGCTGGGGCCGCTAAGCCTCCTGAAATTTCTGACGGGCAGGCGGAAGATTAGAAGCTGCCGCGTGATGCTTTTCGGCGTCTGCCCGGAGTACCGCAAGCGCGGCATCGACGCCGTCCTCATGGCCTCCAACCAGCGCGCGGCGCTCGAGCTCGGCTACCGCGAGGCCGAGTTCTCGTGGGTGCTGGAGGAGAACGAAATGACCAAGCGCGCGGCGAAGATGTTGGGCGCGCGGCCTTATAAGAGATACAGAATTTACGAGAAGGAGATTTAG
- a CDS encoding pyridoxal phosphate-dependent aminotransferase family protein, whose amino-acid sequence MTEQRQYRPDIFEKCEKFTAARAAIAAGVYPYFHVIESGQDPEVMVEGRKMIMLGSNNYLGLTSHPKLKEAAIKATREFGVGCVGSRFLNGTLTLHIELEERLAKFCRKEAALVFSTGMQTNLGAISALAGKRDVIVTDKYDHASIIDGCRLSFGHMKRFRHNNMHDLERVLQSPADGGGALIAVDGVFSMEGDVCNLPAIVELAKKYGARVLVDDAHGIGVLGSRGAGVADHFGLEDEVDIIIGTFSKSFACVGGFVAASEPVVHYLKHFARSMIFSASLPPANVASVLAALDIIETEPERRERLAAVGDKMRTGLQNLGFDTGESTTPIIPVIVGDDLTARTMWRKLFDAGIFTTPIMTPAVPENRALIRVSCMATQTDEQVDKVLEVFDKVGHEMSVIGGWGRA is encoded by the coding sequence ATGACCGAGCAACGACAATACCGGCCGGATATATTTGAGAAGTGCGAGAAGTTCACCGCGGCTCGAGCCGCGATCGCCGCCGGCGTGTATCCGTACTTCCACGTCATCGAATCGGGCCAGGACCCCGAGGTTATGGTCGAGGGGCGCAAGATGATCATGCTGGGGTCGAACAATTACCTGGGTTTGACCTCCCACCCCAAGCTCAAGGAAGCGGCCATCAAGGCGACGCGGGAGTTCGGCGTCGGGTGCGTGGGCTCGAGGTTCTTGAACGGCACCCTCACGCTGCACATAGAGCTGGAGGAGAGACTCGCCAAGTTCTGCCGCAAGGAGGCGGCGCTGGTCTTCTCCACCGGTATGCAGACCAATTTGGGTGCCATCTCCGCGCTGGCCGGCAAACGCGACGTCATCGTGACCGACAAGTACGACCACGCCAGCATCATCGACGGCTGCCGGTTGAGCTTCGGCCACATGAAGCGCTTCCGCCACAATAACATGCACGACCTCGAGCGCGTCCTTCAGTCGCCTGCCGACGGCGGCGGCGCCCTGATCGCGGTGGACGGCGTCTTCAGCATGGAAGGCGACGTCTGCAACCTGCCCGCCATCGTCGAGCTGGCGAAAAAATACGGCGCGCGGGTCCTGGTCGACGACGCCCACGGCATCGGCGTCCTCGGCTCGCGGGGCGCCGGCGTCGCCGACCACTTCGGCCTCGAGGACGAGGTGGACATAATAATCGGCACCTTCAGCAAGTCCTTCGCCTGTGTGGGCGGCTTCGTCGCCGCGTCGGAGCCGGTCGTCCATTACCTCAAGCATTTCGCCCGGTCGATGATATTCTCGGCCAGCCTTCCCCCGGCGAACGTCGCCTCCGTCCTGGCCGCGCTCGACATCATCGAAACGGAGCCCGAGCGGCGCGAACGGCTCGCGGCGGTCGGCGATAAGATGCGCACCGGCCTGCAGAACCTGGGTTTCGATACCGGCGAGAGTACGACGCCCATCATACCGGTCATCGTGGGCGACGACCTCACCGCGCGCACGATGTGGCGCAAGCTCTTCGACGCAGGGATATTCACGACGCCCATTATGACGCCGGCCGTCCCGGAGAACCGCGCGCTCATCCGCGTGAGCTGTATGGCGACGCAAACCGACGAGCAAGTGGACAAAGTTCTGGAGGTGTTCGACAAGGTGGGGCACGAGATGAGCGTTATCGGGGGATGGGGGCGCGCGTGA
- a CDS encoding NAD-dependent epimerase/dehydratase family protein, whose translation MRVLVTGGNGFIGSHLVEALLSKGADVRCLLRPTSDRRWLDGLDYEPVLGTLDDEDSLARAVVGADVVYHCAGATKARKAELLYRVNAEGTANLAEACLVRPVPPFLVYVSSQAAAGPCGADGVRREADECAPVSDYGRSKLGGERALQKRAAELPFVILRPSAVYGPRDTEMFLFFKFINKGVEPALGWDDRYVSLCYVTDLVEALILAGSCERARGEVYFVAHDEVWDWRGVARETAAALGVKTRKVRVPKVVLFGAATIAELAATLSGKVATLNRERARVMLEELWVCDASKAKTELGFAPRVGFAEGAKLTTAWYRGQGWL comes from the coding sequence TTGAGAGTTTTAGTGACAGGCGGCAACGGCTTCATAGGGAGCCACCTCGTCGAGGCCCTACTCTCCAAGGGCGCCGACGTCAGGTGTTTGCTCCGCCCCACGTCGGACCGGCGCTGGTTGGACGGGCTGGACTACGAACCGGTGTTGGGCACCCTCGATGACGAGGACTCGCTCGCGCGGGCCGTAGTCGGGGCGGACGTGGTTTACCATTGCGCGGGCGCGACCAAAGCGCGTAAGGCCGAGCTGTTATACCGCGTTAACGCTGAGGGGACCGCAAACCTGGCCGAGGCGTGCTTGGTGCGCCCTGTGCCGCCGTTTCTCGTTTACGTCTCGAGCCAGGCCGCGGCGGGGCCTTGCGGGGCGGACGGCGTTCGCCGCGAAGCCGACGAGTGCGCCCCCGTAAGCGACTATGGCCGCAGCAAGCTGGGGGGCGAACGCGCGCTGCAGAAACGCGCCGCCGAGTTGCCTTTCGTTATACTCAGGCCTTCGGCCGTCTACGGCCCCCGCGATACCGAGATGTTTTTGTTCTTCAAATTTATTAACAAGGGCGTCGAGCCCGCGTTGGGGTGGGACGACCGGTACGTGAGCCTTTGTTACGTGACCGATTTGGTGGAGGCGCTAATCCTTGCCGGAAGCTGCGAGCGGGCCCGGGGCGAAGTGTACTTCGTAGCCCACGACGAGGTCTGGGATTGGCGCGGCGTCGCGCGGGAAACCGCGGCGGCGTTGGGGGTGAAGACGAGGAAGGTCCGGGTCCCCAAGGTGGTTCTCTTCGGTGCGGCGACGATAGCGGAGCTCGCCGCTACTCTTTCGGGAAAGGTGGCTACCCTCAACCGCGAGCGCGCCCGCGTTATGTTGGAAGAATTATGGGTGTGCGATGCGAGTAAAGCCAAGACGGAATTGGGTTTCGCGCCTCGCGTCGGTTTTGCCGAAGGCGCGAAGTTAACGACCGCGTGGTATCGCGGTCAAGGGTGGTTGTGA
- a CDS encoding tetratricopeptide repeat protein, translating to MARLRAKVHLERGRHYFNANRFAEALAALEEAIAADPEFVRAYTAKANTLAMLGRAEEAIAICDEIIAKNPTFALAYTTKASSLHRAGRSAEAAENYRRGIDLAPDEHLTHYNFACFWALEGNEEECAKYLRRALELEPRSKPKAATDDDFASVRGKEWFQNLVAFGS from the coding sequence ATGGCGCGCTTGCGCGCCAAAGTGCACCTCGAGCGAGGCCGCCACTACTTCAACGCCAACCGCTTTGCGGAGGCGTTGGCGGCACTCGAGGAAGCCATAGCGGCGGACCCCGAATTTGTACGCGCGTATACCGCCAAAGCCAACACGCTGGCCATGTTGGGACGGGCCGAGGAAGCTATCGCCATTTGCGACGAAATAATAGCGAAGAACCCTACCTTCGCGTTGGCGTATACGACCAAGGCGTCGTCGCTCCACCGCGCCGGCCGGTCGGCCGAAGCGGCCGAAAACTACCGCCGCGGCATCGACCTCGCCCCCGACGAACACTTGACCCATTACAACTTCGCATGCTTCTGGGCGTTGGAGGGCAACGAAGAAGAGTGCGCGAAATACTTGCGGCGCGCGCTCGAGCTCGAGCCCAGGTCTAAACCCAAGGCGGCCACCGACGACGACTTCGCTTCGGTGCGGGGAAAAGAGTGGTTCCAAAACCTCGTCGCTTTCGGGAGCTAA
- a CDS encoding nitroreductase family protein: protein MDVFDVIADRRSVRKYLPDPVPERVLARVLEAGSLAPSGHNRQPWRFVVVREEGRRRALADAAASHNGFIAEAPVVLAFLGFLAYGGAPAPDARTRGSWTWDMYVRYNVAIAAAYVTLAATAKGLGTCWINNYDEERVRAVLNVPEQYALVCLMTAGYPAEEPAAKQRLPLAELRFDEEVPPARDGQ from the coding sequence ATGGACGTCTTCGACGTTATCGCCGACCGCCGTTCCGTAAGGAAATACCTGCCGGACCCGGTCCCGGAAAGGGTTTTAGCACGCGTCCTCGAGGCGGGCAGCCTCGCCCCTTCGGGCCACAACCGCCAACCGTGGCGCTTCGTCGTCGTCCGCGAAGAAGGCCGACGGCGCGCCCTGGCCGACGCCGCCGCTTCCCACAACGGCTTCATCGCCGAGGCTCCGGTCGTGCTCGCTTTCTTGGGGTTTCTGGCGTACGGCGGCGCGCCCGCGCCCGACGCGCGTACCCGCGGCAGCTGGACGTGGGACATGTACGTACGCTACAACGTCGCCATCGCCGCGGCGTACGTCACGCTGGCCGCGACGGCCAAAGGGCTCGGCACCTGCTGGATAAATAACTACGACGAGGAACGGGTGCGCGCGGTTCTGAACGTCCCGGAGCAGTACGCGCTCGTTTGCCTGATGACGGCGGGCTATCCCGCCGAGGAACCGGCGGCGAAGCAACGTCTGCCCTTGGCCGAGCTCCGCTTCGACGAGGAGGTGCCGCCGGCTCGAGATGGACAATAG
- a CDS encoding DUF362 domain-containing protein, whose product MDNRVCIARCPSYGDADVARALAEAAAPWGGFRELFKPGRRVVLKVNLLRGSRPEEAVTTHPAVVKAVAAAVRETGATPVLADSPGSGLPYTKRTLEKCYRRSGYFGLADEVGLELNYDTTSREALFDDGRVAKKFNVITPVLEADAVVNLCKLKTHTFTILTGAVKNLFGVLPGFDKPGYHARTRTVDNFADMLLDVALFVKPVFNIMEAVVAMEGNGPGLGEPRNVGLILAGASPLAVDAAAGAITALPPENHPVLRAAAARGVEPNRPEDLDVVGPALEALRIPDWKWPPTILTEGGFAGYGPFQGILRTLLRNGLSVQPRVRRERCTGCGLCREGCPVAAISVINDKSYIDEKLCIRCYCCHEACAYDAIQLHRSLLHRLVGGRV is encoded by the coding sequence ATGGACAATAGAGTCTGCATCGCCCGCTGCCCCTCCTACGGCGACGCCGACGTCGCTCGCGCCCTCGCCGAAGCCGCGGCGCCGTGGGGCGGCTTCCGCGAGTTGTTCAAACCCGGCCGGCGCGTGGTCCTTAAAGTGAACCTGCTGCGCGGCTCGCGTCCCGAGGAAGCGGTAACGACGCATCCGGCGGTCGTGAAGGCCGTGGCGGCGGCGGTGCGGGAAACGGGCGCAACGCCCGTACTGGCCGACAGCCCGGGCTCGGGCCTTCCGTATACTAAAAGAACTCTCGAGAAGTGCTACCGCCGCTCCGGTTATTTCGGCCTCGCCGACGAGGTAGGCCTGGAGCTCAACTACGACACCACCTCGCGTGAAGCACTCTTCGACGACGGCCGCGTCGCCAAAAAGTTCAACGTCATCACGCCGGTCCTGGAGGCGGACGCGGTCGTCAACCTGTGCAAATTAAAAACCCACACCTTCACCATCCTTACCGGCGCCGTCAAGAACCTCTTCGGCGTTCTCCCCGGCTTCGATAAACCCGGTTATCACGCGCGTACCCGAACGGTGGACAACTTCGCCGATATGCTGCTCGACGTCGCGCTTTTCGTCAAACCGGTTTTTAATATTATGGAGGCCGTGGTCGCGATGGAGGGCAACGGCCCGGGCCTGGGCGAGCCGCGGAACGTGGGCCTTATCCTGGCCGGCGCGTCGCCGCTGGCGGTGGACGCGGCCGCGGGGGCCATAACGGCGTTGCCGCCCGAAAACCACCCGGTGCTCCGGGCGGCGGCGGCTCGAGGCGTTGAACCCAACCGGCCCGAGGACCTCGACGTCGTCGGGCCCGCGCTCGAGGCCCTGCGCATTCCCGATTGGAAATGGCCCCCCACCATCCTCACGGAGGGCGGCTTCGCCGGTTACGGGCCGTTCCAGGGGATTTTACGGACGCTGCTGCGCAACGGCCTGTCGGTTCAGCCGCGGGTGCGACGCGAGCGCTGCACCGGCTGTGGCCTGTGCCGCGAGGGCTGCCCCGTCGCCGCGATTAGCGTCATCAACGACAAATCCTATATCGACGAGAAGCTCTGCATCCGCTGCTACTGCTGCCACGAGGCCTGCGCCTACGACGCGATTCAGCTGCACCGCTCGCTGCTGCACCGGTTGGTGGGCGGGAGGGTTTAA